TTGGACGCCCGAAGACGCAGGACCTCGCGCCGGACATCGTTGGAGTAGGCGCGCTTACCGAGCTCCACACCAAGCACCCGTGCCAGCTCGGTGTACCGGATGGGCGCGCTCATCCGCCCCAGCGGCAGCTGGAACTCAACGGTCAGCACCACGTAGCGCGGCGAACCGTTGACAGTGGTCTGCTTGAGGACGGAGTCCCTGTACTCGAACTTCAGCTCAGAGCTGGTGAACGTCTGCACGGCGTTGCGCTCCCGGTCCCACGTCCGCACAGCCGCGATGGTCTGGGATACATCGGCGCCGTAGGCCCCCACGTTCTGCACCGGAGTGGCGCCGGCGGCGCCGGGAATGCCGGACAGTGCCTCAATTCCGGACCAGGCGTGCAGCACCGCGTGCTCCACCAACGCGTCCCAGTTGTGGCCCGCCTGGACCACAACGGCCACCCCGCCGCAGGAATCCTCCGCGTTGACCACAAACCCCTCGGAGGCGATCTTCAGCACGGTACCCGGGAAGCCGCCGTCGGCAATCAACAGATTGGATCCGCCGCCGATGATCAGCAGCTGCTCCCCCGCCGAGTCCGCCGTGCGGACGGCATCAATGATCTCAGCCTCCGTCCGGGCCTCGATGTACGTGCCGGCGGGGCCGCCGACGGCAGCCGTGGTCAGGTCGGAAAGCATTGTCTGGGTCACCTGTCCAGCTTAACCGGCATCAAACCTCACCAAAACCCATCATGCAACCGCTCGGTCAGGAGAGCTTCCGTGCCACCGGGGACAGCAGGAAGCTCATCACCAGCATGACCATCACGGCCAGCAGCGAGTGCAGAATCCCCACATTCTCGGCCAGCAGTCCAAGCAGCGGCGGCCCGCAGAGGAATGCACCGTATCCGATGGTGGACACCACGGAAACCCGGGCTGCTGCCTTCTGCGGATCATCGGCTGCCGCGGACATCCCCACCGGAAATCCGAGTGAGGCGCCCAGGCCCCAGATGGCCAACGCCACGAAGGCAATCCACGGGACCGGGGCAACTACGAACAGGCCCAGGCCCAGTACTGCCAGCGCCGCGCACCAGCGCATCACCGGCACCCGGCCGAACCTGTCCAGCACAAGGGTCCCGCCGAATCGTCCGATGGTCATGAACGTGACGAACAGACCATAGCCGGCAGCGCCCGCGGCGTCGGATTGGCCGTGGCCGTCGGCGAGGGCCAAGGCCACCCAGTCCCCCGCGGCGCCTTCGGCCAGAGCCAGGCCAAGCACCAGCAGGCCCAGCAGCGGGGTGCGTTTGTCCCCCCAGGCCTGGGCGACCTTGCGCTTGTTCTCCAGCGGGGCCACCGTCAGCCAGCGGACTGGGCAGCACAGATGTCCCGAACCCGGCCAGGACCAGTCCGCAGCCCACCATGATGCTTCCGATCCGGGTTGTCATTTTCGAGCCGAGCCGCAACACGATCAGCCCGGACGCGGACACCGAGACAAAGGACCCAAGCGTCATTCAGAGCATCAGCAGACCGATGTTCCCTGGCGTCAGACCAAGGCCGTCGCGGATGGCCGGAAGCCGGGAGACCCACGAGGAGAAGGCGATGCCGCTCGCGGCGTACGCGGCCACCACTGCGTTACGCCAGTATGTGACCTCAACGGTCTGGACCGTGCCGTTCCGGCTCAAGTCAGCTTCACGGACTATGCCAGCCTGACCACGGCCTGGGCTTTCATCAGCACCTTCTGGCCGGCGGACACCACGGTGAGGTCAACGCGGGCGGTGCCGGCAGCGGCGTCGAGCGCTCCAATGGCGCCGCTGACCTCGATCACGGCACCGGCATCCGTTGTACCGGTGGTATCTGTCACCGGGACCGGCTTGGTAAAGCGGGTCTGGAAATCAACGACGGCGGCGGGGTCGCCAGCCCAGTCGGTCACCAGCTGGACGGCAGCACCCATGGTGAACATGCCGTGTGCGATCACCCCCGGCAGCTCGACCGCGGTGGCGAAGGCCTCGTTCCAGTGGATCGGGTTGAAGTCACCGGAGGCGCCGGCGTACCTGACCAGGTCCTGGCGGGTGACGCTGATGCTGCTGCTGCCGATGTCCTGGCCGACTGCAAGTTCCGCGAAGGCGGGGCGCGTGGATGTAGGGGTCATGATTACTGTCCCTCTCCGCGGACCAGAATGGAAGATTTTGTGGTGGCTACGCTTTCGCGGTCTGCGCCGTCGGTCACTGCAAAGATTTCCGAGCGGGTGGTGATCATGGCCCCGCCGCCCATGGCGCGGACGCCGTCAACGTGCAGTTCGGCAACAAGCCGGTCCCCCGCAACAATAGGGCGGTGGTGAGTGAACCGCTGGTCGGCGTGGACTACGCGGGTGAAGTCAATTCCGGAGTCCGGATCCTCGATCAGCTGGGCGTCCGCCCGCTGCGCCACAATGATCGCGAAAGTGGGCGGAGCTACCAGATCGCTGTGCCCGAGAGCCTTGGCCGCATCCACGTCAAAGTGGGCGGGGTGAGTGGCTTTGACAGCGCGGGCGAACTCACGGATCTTCTCGCGGCCGACGTCGTACACCTCTGCGGCAGGGTAGCTACGGCCCTGCAGATCCGGATTGATAGTCATGGCCTCAAGCCTATCGCGCGGGGTCGGCATGAAACGCGGCTTACTTTTTGTAGCTCTTCCGGATCTGCTGCCCGCGGACAACCAGGCCCACCACGTGCAGGATGAGGCCCAATCCAATGACCGGAAGGGAAGCCACCATCAGCCCCTGGTTGTGAGTGGTGTTGCCCACCAGATTCAGGATGATGCCGACGGCGATCAGGCCCATCGCGCTGAAGACGAGGACTTTGTAGGACGTGGACGCCGTGGCCCAGAATTCGTTCAGCACCCACCTATTCTAGCGGCGGAAGCAGAAAGCGTCGGAGGGCCGGGATCCCTCCCATGCTGATGACTTGCCGGGGCCGACAGCCTATGCTCAGTCCATGAGAAGCCTCATCAGGTGGCTCGCCGTTGTGGCGGTGCTGACACTGGTGTGCGGTGCTGTGTACGTGACCCTCCAGCAACTGGGACGCCAGTCAGCGAATGACCGGCCCGGGGAACTCGTGGCCTTCGCACTCCAGCACCCGGATGTACTGCCCGGACCGCATCTGGACCTGGCCCAGGACGGGCCGCCCTTCGTGAACGTCTATGCAGCGGACGGAACTCCGCTCAGCGGAACCGGTTTCCTCAACGGCCGGCTGGCCCGGCTCCCCCGAGGGGTGCTCGACGAAGCCCGCACAAACGGCATGGACACGGTGACCTGGCAGCCACAGGAGGGCGTGCGCTATGCGGTGACGGCCCGGTCCGCCGAAGACCGGGTGATCGTGGCGGGGCAATCGCTGAAAGCCACCGAGGTCCGTGCCGGGCAGACCTTGGCTTATCTGGCGGCAGGCTGGCTGGGCTCCGTGCTGGTAGTCGCCGCTGCCTTTCTGTTGACCGGTGCGTGGAGATTCCGGAATTAGAAAAGGGCTTCCTGCACGCCGGGTATCTCCGATGTGAAGTCCCCCAGCTGGATCAGCCGCGCCTTCAGCAGCCCCAGGTTCACCACAAAGCAGAGCTCCGAGCCCGCCAGCATCGCCAGCCCATAGCTCCCGCACAAGGATCCGAGGGCGAACCCGTGGGCGCCGCCGGACAGCCCGAGCCTGTACGCGTGCCTCAATTCCGGCCTGCAGAGATCCGCGGCCTGGGCAGGCCGCACCCACTGTTCGTCAACCGTTTCAAAGCCTTCGACGGCGGCTTGCGCCAGAGTCTCCCTGACCTCGCCGGCGAGGCGCTGGTTGAGCCGGTCGAGTTCAGCACCGGGAAGCGGTCCCGTGAATGAGGCAGCTTTCGCGGCGGAGCGGATTTGCTGGGCGAGGCCGGTTTCACGCGTGACCATGTCCTCCAGGACGCGCACCACACGGCCGTCGTCCGCCGCGGCAACGTATCGGGCAACCACGGCGCCCTGCTCTGCCAGCCGGTTCCACTTCCGAAGGTGCGACGCTGTGCCCACCTTGCTGCTGCCGCTGGCAAATGTGGCCACATAAAGCCAATGCGGCTGCATCAGGTACGACCTCAGCCCGGGCGGGACCCGGCCGCCACGGTGGAAATCGTGGATCAGGCGGGAATCATCCCTGACAAAGCAGCGTTCGCACTGACTGCCTTTGACGGCCGGAGACGTGTCCGGGCAGAGGACATGGTCCCGCTCCGTGGGCGAGAAGACCTTGTGGTGTCCCAGGCAGTATTTGCCTTCAGCGGCCGACCGGAAGCCGAGCCTGGCGCCGGCTCCCAGGTCCAGCTCCCGGAACCCGCCGGAAAGCTGCTGCAGACGCAGAACCGGGCGGCCGCCGTCGTGATTCACGGAAAGCGGCGGCGGACCATCCCAAAAGACCCCGTGCACCAGATAGCGGTAGTCGGTCATGGGGCCCCCTGAAGCCGGGTCTGCTGGCACGGCATGCTACAGCGCCGGCTGCACCCCAAAGGCGACCGCGAGCTTCATGATCTTCTCGGCGCGCCCCAGACGCGGCAGGTCCGAGCCGTCGCGGATCACTCGGCCGTTGGCCTCGAAATCGGACATAAAGTCAGTGGCCCAGGCGACGTCTGACGGTGTGGGGCTGATGACCTCGTTGATGATGCTGGTCTGGTCGATGGCGAGGCAGAGCTTGCCGGTCATGCCCATCATGACGGTCACTCCGGTCTGCTCGCGCAGGATCGGGTGGTTGGTGCCCACGGTGGGGCCGTCGATGGGGCCGGGCAGGTTGCCTACGCGGCTGGCCACAACCAGCTTGGCCCGCGGATACGCCATGGCTTCCGCCGTGGCCGACATACCTGTATCGCGGCGGAAATCACCGGAACCGAAGGCAAGCCTGAACACACCCTGGGCCCTGGCGATGTGGTTGGCTTCCTCGATGCCGAGGGCGGATTCCACCAGTGCGATGACGGGAGTCTTGCCGTCCATCCGGTGGAAGCTTTCCGTAACCTGATCGGCGGATTCGGTCTTGGCCAGCACCACGCCGAGCAGGCCGGGGGTGCCCCGGAGGCCGGCAAGGTCGTCAGCCCAGAACCGGCTGGTGGCATCGTTGATCCGGACCCAGGCCTTGCCGCCGCCGGCCAGCCAGTTCACCACGTGTCCGCGGGCCTCGTCCTTTTGCGACGGGTCAACGGCGTCCTCAATGTCCAGAATGATCGAATCCGCACGGGATATTGCCGACTGGTCAAAAAGCTCGGTTTTCATTGCATTGACCAGGAGCCACGAACGGGCAATTTCGGCGGGGATATTGCGTTCGGGGCGCACTGTCTCGGCGGCGGTGGTAGACGTCATGGTTCTACCGTATCCGCCCGGGCCCTGCGAACGCGAAGATAACGGGGCCTGACCGGAGACCAATACGAACAAAAAGCGCCGGCCCGCCCCGCCGGGCTCTGGGGACAGCCTGTGGGGCGCCCAAGGCATTCCAGTGCAGGGTCGAGCCGGGGCCACAGGGCCCAGTGTCCACTCGCTGAGCCGCCTCAAGGCTTTGCAGGCTGCTCAATTGCCGGACCGGAGCTTCCGGCACAGTTGTCATGAGAACCCCGTCTGGCGCCAAGGCACTCCAGTGGAGACCTTGAATGCGCGCTTGAATGCTGCGCCCGAATCCACACCTTGTCAATCAATTTAATTGATCAGTGGCCTGCGGTCATTTCCTGAAATTCGCCGGCGTTCCGCCTCCCTGCCGTCACGTGGCTTCATCCGCCTCAACGCTGTGACTTGTGACGCCCTTTTTGCGCCCTGTTTCCGCGGATTTCCAAGGGTTTCCCGCCATGACACGCCTGCTTTCCTCCGCTGGCCAATTGCGCTTACATCGTTCCAACGGCCTGACGTCCGGTCAGCCACCCGCATAACGCAACAGCCGAAAAGGAACCCCCATGAAAAGACACATGACCATCCTCAGCGCTGCGACCGCCGTCGTCATCGCGGTGACGGTGTCGGGCTGCGGCGGAACCGCCGACGCCGGCGGCAGCACGGCCGGCACCCCGGCCGAGGTGAAGGAACTGCGCTACCAGGGGTGGGCCAACACAGTGACACTCCCGGAGCTGGCGCAGGATCTCGGCTACCTGGGCGACGTCAAGCTCAACTGGGTGGGCAACACCATCAGCGGCCCGCAGGACATCCAGTCGGCCGCCACCGGACAGACAGACTTCGGCGGCGCCTTCGCGGGAGCCGTGGTCAAGCTGATCGAAGCGGGAGCGCCGGTAAAGGCCGTCGTCAACTACTACGGCGAGGACGGGAAGACCTTCAACGGCTTCTACGTCAAGGAAGACAGCAACATCCGCAACGCCCGGGACTTCATCGGCAAGAAGATCGGCGTCAACACCCTGGGCGCCCACTCGGACGCAGTCATCAACACGTACCTGCAGAAGAACGGCCTCAGCGCGGACGAGATCAAGCAGGTCCAGTTGGTGGTTGTCCCGCCGAACGACACCGAAGAGGCGATCCGCCGCGGCCAGGTAGATGCCGGCTCGCTGGGCAGCATCCTGCAGGACAAGGCCGTGGCCAACGGCGGGCTGCGTTCCGTCTTCAGCGACTTTGAATTCTTCGGCACGTTTGCCGGCGGACCCTACGTGCTGCGGAACGACTTCATCGCCAGGAACCCCAACACCACCAAGACCTTCACCACGGGTGTGGCCAAGGGAATCGAATGGGAACGCAGCACCCCGCGTGAAGAAGTCATTGCCCGATTCACCAAGATCATGGCCGACCGCGGACGCAGCGAAAACCCGGCCGCCCTGCGGTACTGGAAGAGCGTCGGCGTGCCCTCCAAGGGCGAAATCAAGGACGAGGATTTCACCCGCTGGGGCAAGTGGCTCAAGGACACCGGCATCACCAAAGGCGACCTGGACCCGAAGAAGCTCTACACCAATGAGTTCAACTCCCTGGTGACGGCCTCCGCCCCGGCCACAGCCCCCGCCTCGAAAGGATAGCCATGACTCCGAAGATCAGCCTTAGGAACGTCACCAAGGACTTCACCGTCCGCCAGGGAAAGGGCGCGCGCCGGCAGGAGGGGCCGACTTTACTCACGGCCCTGGATGACCTCAGCCTGGACGTGGCCGCCGGAGAGTTCCTGACCCTGGTGGGACCCAGCGGATCCGGCAAGACCACCCTCCTGGATCTCCTCGCCGGCCTCTCCCGCCCCACCTCCGGAAAGGTGCTGGTGGACGGCAGGGAAGTGACCGGCCCGGGCCCGGACCGCGCCGTGGTTTTCCAGCAGTACGCCTTGTTCCCGTGGCGTACAGCCTCGGCCAATGTCTCCATCGGCCTGGAAAACTCAGGCCTTTCGAGGACGCAGCGGGCGGCGAAGCAAGCGAATTCCTTGACCTGGTGGGCCTGGCCGGGTTCGAGGACCGCTATCCGCATGAACTGTCCGGCGGTATGAAGCAGCGCGTGGCAATTGCCAGAAGCCTCGCCTATGAGCCGGACGTTCTGCTGATGGACGAGCCCTTCGCCGCGCTGGATGCCCAGACCCGCGAACAGCTCCAGGACGAGCTGCTCCGGATCTGGAAAGCCACGGGCAAGACCATCGTTTTTATCACCCACGGCATCGACGAAGCCGTGTACCTGGGCCAGCGGGTGGCCGTGCTGAGTGCCAGGCCTGGCCGGCTCAAGGAGATGGTGGACATCAATATCCCCGGCCGCGACGGCGATGCGGACATCCGTTCCCATCCGGCGTTTGTGGAACACCGGCACCAGGTGTGGTCCCTGCTGCATGATGAGGTCCGTCTGGCCCAGGATGCGGCCACCGGAAGATCCTCCCTGACGGGACTGCCGCCGACGAACTCCCACCGGAAAAGAGCGCCGCCTGATGACCGCTGTATTGACCAAATCCCCCGAGGCGAGTGCCGCCGTCGGGCCTTCCCTCCCGCCTGGAGAGTCTTTTCCGGAAAGCCAAGAACGTACGACGGCGGCGGCCCGGCTTTCCGTGGCTGCCGGAGTCGCCGGCAGGGCCGGCCGGAAATCCCTCGCCGTGGTGCTGTTCCTGGCGCTGTGGGAGTTCGGGCCGCTGTACCTGGCCAGCCCGTCCACCCGGGTGTTCCTGCCGCCGCTGCATGAAGTCCTGGCGGCCGGGGCGAAGCTTATCGAAACAGGGCAGCTGCAGAACCACCTGCAGGCCAGCCTCACCCGCTCCTTGTCCGGCTTCGGCATCGCCGTGGTCTTGGCTGTGATTCTCGGCCTGCTGATCGCCTGGTACGGCTGGCTGAACTCGTTCCTGAACCCGCTGCTGGAGCTGTTCCGCAACACTGCCACGCTGGCGCTGCTGCCGGTTTTCACGCTGCTGCTGGGCATCGGCGAGGAATCCAAGATCACCATCGTGGGCTATGCAGCCTTCTTCCCGGTGCTGCTGAACACCATTGCCGGCGTCCGGACCGTTGACCCGCTGCTGATCCGGGCCGCCAGATCCCTGGGGCTCAACAGCTTCCGGCTGTTCCAGAAGGTGATCCTGCCGTCCGCCGTTCCCACCATTTTCACCGGCATCCGGATGGCGGGAACGTCCTCGATCCTGGTGCTGATCGCGGCGGAAATGGTGGGCGCAAAGGCCGGCCTCGGCTACCTCATTGTCAACGCCCAGATGAGTTTCCTCATCCCGGACATGTACGCGGGCATCCTGACCGTATCCATCCTGGGCCTGCTGGTGAACTTCATCCTGGTGGCCCTGGAGCGGCATTTCTCACGCTGGCGTACCGCCGTCGGGTCCCAGTCCGGCTGACTCCCCAGACCAAACACTCCTCCACCTCGAACATCCGGAAAGTAAGGAAAAAACAATGACCGCAATCACCGAGACCAAACTTGAATTCGCCAAACTGGGATCCCGGATCGGCGCGGAAATCCGGGGCCTGGATCTCAGCGGAGAACTGAGCAATGACACCGTGTCGCGGATCCGCGCGGCCCTGAACGAGCACAAGGCACTCGTGTTCCGGGCGGCAAACATCCTCACCGACGAAGCCCAGGTGAAGTTTGCGGGCCACTTCGGACCGCTCACGAAGGCCCACCCCACGGTGGCTTCCGTGGAGGGCGAGGAAAACGTCCTTCCCGTGGACAGCGAGAACGGCTCGGCCAACCACTGGCACACGGACGTCACCTTTGTGGTCAATCCCCCGCAGGCCTCCACGCTGCGGAGCATCGACCTTCCGGCCTACGGAGGCGAGACGCTGATAGCGTCCTCGGCCGGAGCGTACCGGGATCTGCCGGACGAGCTGAGGAACTTCGCGGACGCGCTCTGGGCCATCCACACCAACGACTACGACTACTCGGTGCCCAAGAACCTTGAGCACCAGAACGCCGAGGAGCGCCGCAAGGAGTTCACCCGCCTCACGTTCGAGACCGCGCACCCTGTGGTCCGTGTCCATCCCCTGACCGGCGAGCGCGGATTGTTCATTGGGGGCTTCGCGCAGCGGTTCCGGATCGTGGGACTCTCCAACACCGAGTCCAAGGACATCATCCGGCTGCTCCAGGCCTACGTCACCCGCCCGGAAAACGTGGTGCGGGTGAACTGGGAGCCGAACCAGCTGGTGCTGTTCGACAACCGGATCACCCAGCACTACGCCCCGGACAACTACGACGGCCAGCCCCGCAGCTCAACCGGGTCACCATCGCGGGCGACATTCCGGTGGGCGTGGACGGCCGGCCCAGCCAGGCAATCCAGGGCGACTCCAGCACGTATTCCGTGGTGGCGCCGCTCTAGATGCCATTCACCCATGTAGCTCGCATTTGTTGCCGTTCCGAGCACTCGGAACGGCCACAAATGCGAGCCAGTTGGGTTAAGGGATGTTGCTTCCCCGGGCCGTGGCCCACAACCAGTACCACTCGGCCCGGGTCATGGCCGCCGCAACATCCGCTGCTCCGGCACACGCCCGGATCCGCTCCGGATGGGCGGTCCCGATCACCGGCGCGACGCCCGCTGGATGCTTCATCAGCCATCCCAGCAGGATCGCCTCGCCGGTGGCCCCCTTGTCGTCCGCCAACTGAGCCACCAGCGCAGCAGTGGCAGTCTCCGCCGCCGTCGGAGTTTCCGACGGCGCCCCGGTGAACACTCCGCGAGCCAAGGAACCATAGGCCTGAAGGTTAATGCCTTCCCGCGCGCAGAACTCCAGGGTGCCGTGCGGGAAGCTGTAGTCCACTGATTCCACATGGTTCACCAGGACGGTGCTCTCCAGCCAGGCACGCTTGAGCAGGCTCATCTCGAGCTGGTTTGCGACCACCGGCATCTCAAGGTGATCCTGCAGGGCAGCGATCTGAGCGCCGGACATATTGGACACACCCAGTTGGCGCACCTTGCCTTCGTCGACTAACTGCCCGACGGCGGATGCCACCTCTGCGGGGACCATCAGCGGATCTGGGCGGTGCAGCATCAGGACGTCAACATGGTCCGTCCGCAACCGTTTCAGACTGCCGTTCACCCGTTCCAGGATGGACTCCCGGCTCAGGTCGTAGTGCGTATCCAGCCCACGTTCGTTGAGCCTGATCCCGCACTTGGTCTGCAGCCGGATCCGCTCCCTCAATCCGGGCGTGCTTGCCAGGACCTCGCCAAAGACTGCCTCGGACTTTCCGCTGCGGTAAATGTCGGCGTGATCGAACAGTGTGATGCCGATCTCCAGGGCAGCGTCTATGGCGGCGCCGGCCTGATCCACCTGCGCCGCCCCATACGGCTCATCGGACCAGCTGCCGCCGAGCCCCATGCAGCCGTAAATCAGTTCCTGCATCAGCGCATCCAGGCAGTGGTGCTGGCGGGCAGCTTGCCGTTTTCCAGCGGACCGCTGCTGACCACCACCTCGCCGGCCGGAAGCTCCACTGCCTCGTCACCGAAGTTCGTGACGGTCTGCCAGCCGCCCGGACGGCTGAAGTGCAGCACGTCGGCGCTGCCGGTCTCATGCCAATCCAGCTGCTCTTCGGTCTGCAGTTCGCGGCGCAGCTTCAGCGCCGCGCGGTAAAGCTCGAGCGTGGATCCCTCGGTGCCGTCCTGCGCCTCGACGGCGTACTTGCTGAACCAGTCCGGCTGCGGCAGGTGGGACCCGCCGTCGCCGAAACCGAAGGAGCTTCCTTCAACAGACCACGGCAGCGGCACCCGGCAGCCGTCGCGGCCAACTTCCACACCCTTGTTCCGGAAGAACGACGGGTCCTGGCGTTCGGCGTCGGGGATTTGCGCCACTTCCTGGAGGCCCAGTTCCTCCCCCTGGTACAGGTAGGCCGAGCCCGGGACCGCGAGCATCAGCAGCGTGGCTGCACGGGCGCGGCGCTCCCCGAGCTCCACGTCCAGCTCCTCCCTCGGTCCGCCGGCCAGCAGCCAGCCCTTTCCGTCCTGGCCCCTGACGTGCTTCTTGCCCGTGGGGTCCTTGGGCAGGCCGTAGCGCGTGGCATGCCGGACGACGTCGTGGTTGGAGAAAACCCAGGTGGAGGAGGCTCCGGTGGCCTTGGCCTCGGCCAGGTTGCGGGTAATGATTTCGCGGAAGTCCCCGGCATCGAAGTCGGCCTGGAGCAGGTCGAAGTTGAACGCCTGGCCCAGGCCTTCGGGGCTCGCGTAGCGGGCGCGGCGGGTTTCGTGCACCCAGGCCTCGGCCACTGCGGTGCGTGGCGGGTTGTACTCGTTGAAGACTTCACGCCACTCGGCGTAGATCCCGTGGACTTCGTCACGGTCCCAGAACGGGTGCGAGCCGTCGTCGAAGCCGTCTGTACCAGTGTTTGCCGCGCTCAGCTCAAGCTTCGAGAGCAGCGGTTCGGTGAGGTCTTTTGTCAGGGCGTGGGCGACGTCGACCCGGAAGCCGTCCACGCCGCGGTCGGACCAGAAACGCAGGGTCTTGAGGAAGTCGTCGCGGATTTCACGGTTGGCCCAGTTCAGATCCGGCTGCTCCTTGGCGAAGATGTGCATGTACCACTGGCCGGGGGTGCCGTCCGGTTCGGTGATGCGCTCCCAGGCGGGCCCGCCGAAGACAGAGTCCCAGTCCGACGGCGGGAACTCACCGTTCGCACCCATGCCGTCACGGAAGATGTAGCGCTCGCGTGCGGCGGAGCCTTTCGGTGCGGCGAGAGCTTCCTTGAACCATTCGTGCCGGTTGGAAGAGTGATTGGGGACGATGTCCGCGATCAGCTTGATGCCGGCGGTGTGCAGGGCCGCCGCCATCTCGTCGAAGTCGGCCAGGGTGCCCAGCTTCGGGTCCACATCGCGGTAATCGTCGACGTCGTACCCGCCGTCGGCGAGCGCTGACGGGTAAAACGGGCTCAGCCAGACGGCGTCGATCCCCAGGGATTTCAGGTACGGCACCTTGGCAGTGATGCCCTTGATGTCACCCAGGCCGTCGCCGTTCGAGTCGGAAAAGCTCCGCGGGTAGATCTGGTAGACCGAGGCCTGGCGCCACCAGTTCGGATCGGCTGCAAGGTTTGCATAGGACAGGGTTGCCAGCGTGGCGGTGGTGGACAAAAGGAAGTTCCTTCGGGAGTCGGGCGGGGGCTGCTTGTGTGGGCGGGGCTGTAGCCGCGGCTGGGATTGCCGGAATCGGCCGGACTGTTTTGGCCGGAGTATGCATGTGCCCGACCATGTTCGGTCCGAGTATATTTAGATAGTATCTAAATATACTCACTCGAATATTATGGGCCGGGCTCAACAGGAGGTCAAGGACTGATGCCGGAAGCAGGCGCCGCAACCCCGCAGATGCTGCGGCGGGTCAATGCGCGCGCGGTTCTTAAGGTCATCCGAAGCATTGACGTGGCCACCGGCACAGAGCTGATGGCCCGCACCGGCCTCACCCGTGCCACGGTCATCGCCGTCTGCGAGGACCTGATCCGCCGCGGCTGGATCCTGGAACGTGACCCCTTACAGGACTCCGCCCCCCGGCAAGGCAGGCCTGCCAGGCGCTTTGAGTTGAACTCCCGCGCAGGATTCGTCATGGGCATGGACATAGGCGCCGCCACCGTCACCGCCGCAGTGGCCGATCTCCGGGGCAACGTTGTTGGCCGGTCCAGCCTCCCCTTCCGCACCACGGACATTCCTGCGTCAGAGCGGATCAGCACAGTGGACCGTGCCGCTGGCCTGGCTCTACATGCCGCGGGAGCCACCCCCGGCACAGTCCTGGCCGTAGGGGCTGGCATTGCGGCACCCGTGGACCGTGACGGCAAGGTGCTGGCGGCCCAGCATTTCTGGAGCCTGTTCGACGTCGGCCTCAGGGGGGCACTGAAAGACCTCCATGAGTGGACGGTACTCCTGGAAAATGACGCAAATCTGGCCGCGCTTGGTGAGTGTTGGCGCGGATCCGGGTCCGGGGTTAATGATCTGGTGGTTCTCCTGGCCAGCGAAAGGCTTGGCGCCGGGATCATCGAATCCGGGCGACTTCTGCACGGCAGCAGAGGGGCCGCGGGGGAATTGGGCTACCTGGACCTGCTGGAGGGTGTGGGCTCCGCCGACGGCATCGCCAAACTCGCGCCTGAATGGTTCGCGGCCGCAGCGGTCCCGGGACCGGGTCCAGCGCGGGGCCGGCCCGCTGCCGCATCCCGGGCTCCATTGACCGCGCGGCAGGTTTTCGACGCCGCGGCGCGCGGCGACCGGACCGCCGTCGTAATTCTTGACCGGTTGTCCGAGAGGATGGCGCGGATCATTGCCTCGCTCGCGAGCCTGGTCAATCCGGAGCAGGTGGTGATCGGCGGGGCGGTGGCCGAATCCGCCGCCGCCCTGCTGCCACGCATCATTGAGCTGCTGCCGCGTTTCACCGCCACCCCGCCGCGGGTGACCGTCTCCCCGCTGGGCGACGCAATTGTCACCGCGGGGGCCATCCGGCACGCCCTGGACTACGTCGAAGCAAACTCACTCGACCTGGTCCTCCCTATTCCGGCATGATCATGGTCCGCAGGTCCAGCTGCCGCAG
This genomic interval from Micrococcaceae bacterium Sec5.7 contains the following:
- a CDS encoding ABC transporter permease, yielding MTAVLTKSPEASAAVGPSLPPGESFPESQERTTAAARLSVAAGVAGRAGRKSLAVVLFLALWEFGPLYLASPSTRVFLPPLHEVLAAGAKLIETGQLQNHLQASLTRSLSGFGIAVVLAVILGLLIAWYGWLNSFLNPLLELFRNTATLALLPVFTLLLGIGEESKITIVGYAAFFPVLLNTIAGVRTVDPLLIRAARSLGLNSFRLFQKVILPSAVPTIFTGIRMAGTSSILVLIAAEMVGAKAGLGYLIVNAQMSFLIPDMYAGILTVSILGLLVNFILVALERHFSRWRTAVGSQSG
- a CDS encoding aldo/keto reductase, which codes for MQELIYGCMGLGGSWSDEPYGAAQVDQAGAAIDAALEIGITLFDHADIYRSGKSEAVFGEVLASTPGLRERIRLQTKCGIRLNERGLDTHYDLSRESILERVNGSLKRLRTDHVDVLMLHRPDPLMVPAEVASAVGQLVDEGKVRQLGVSNMSGAQIAALQDHLEMPVVANQLEMSLLKRAWLESTVLVNHVESVDYSFPHGTLEFCAREGINLQAYGSLARGVFTGAPSETPTAAETATAALVAQLADDKGATGEAILLGWLMKHPAGVAPVIGTAHPERIRACAGAADVAAAMTRAEWYWLWATARGSNIP
- a CDS encoding glycoside hydrolase family 13 protein produces the protein MSTTATLATLSYANLAADPNWWRQASVYQIYPRSFSDSNGDGLGDIKGITAKVPYLKSLGIDAVWLSPFYPSALADGGYDVDDYRDVDPKLGTLADFDEMAAALHTAGIKLIADIVPNHSSNRHEWFKEALAAPKGSAARERYIFRDGMGANGEFPPSDWDSVFGGPAWERITEPDGTPGQWYMHIFAKEQPDLNWANREIRDDFLKTLRFWSDRGVDGFRVDVAHALTKDLTEPLLSKLELSAANTGTDGFDDGSHPFWDRDEVHGIYAEWREVFNEYNPPRTAVAEAWVHETRRARYASPEGLGQAFNFDLLQADFDAGDFREIITRNLAEAKATGASSTWVFSNHDVVRHATRYGLPKDPTGKKHVRGQDGKGWLLAGGPREELDVELGERRARAATLLMLAVPGSAYLYQGEELGLQEVAQIPDAERQDPSFFRNKGVEVGRDGCRVPLPWSVEGSSFGFGDGGSHLPQPDWFSKYAVEAQDGTEGSTLELYRAALKLRRELQTEEQLDWHETGSADVLHFSRPGGWQTVTNFGDEAVELPAGEVVVSSGPLENGKLPASTTAWMR
- a CDS encoding ROK family protein, producing the protein MPEAGAATPQMLRRVNARAVLKVIRSIDVATGTELMARTGLTRATVIAVCEDLIRRGWILERDPLQDSAPRQGRPARRFELNSRAGFVMGMDIGAATVTAAVADLRGNVVGRSSLPFRTTDIPASERISTVDRAAGLALHAAGATPGTVLAVGAGIAAPVDRDGKVLAAQHFWSLFDVGLRGALKDLHEWTVLLENDANLAALGECWRGSGSGVNDLVVLLASERLGAGIIESGRLLHGSRGAAGELGYLDLLEGVGSADGIAKLAPEWFAAAAVPGPGPARGRPAAASRAPLTARQVFDAAARGDRTAVVILDRLSERMARIIASLASLVNPEQVVIGGAVAESAAALLPRIIELLPRFTATPPRVTVSPLGDAIVTAGAIRHALDYVEANSLDLVLPIPA